The window CTGAGACAGAGTCTACAGGTGTTCATTACCTCTGTCAATATGATAGTGTGCGGGGTGGAGTTCTTACGTGGCCAGGTACCGCAGGGACACCGGGCAAGGATTACTCTATAATGATGTTTGACCGTCATGGAGGTGAATGCTGGCAGCTAATGGTACATCCGGTTACCTGGTGAAGCTTAAGGGCGCTTTCATCTCCGGGATAAAGAAAGGGTGGGGTAGCTTCCTCTGGATATGCAAGGTCATTATCCCTGTCTCTTTCCTGGTTATGCTGCTGCAGTGGTCTGGCTGGCTATACCATGCGGAGGTGGTGCTGAAGCCGCTGATGGGGTGGCTTGGCCTGCCCAGTGAAGCGGCACTGCCGATAATCAGCGGTATGACAATCAATGTATACGCCGCCATAGCAACGATGACGGTTCTTCCCTTCAGCATCGGCCAGATGACACTTATCGCCGTTTTTGTCTTGATTGCGCATAACCTGATTATGGAAGGGCTTATCCAGCACCGGTCCGGAATCAATGCCGCCAGGGTAACACTGGTACGCCTTGCGGCTGCTATTGTCACTGTGCTGATTGTCTCTCAGTTCCTGGGTAATACATCCGAGATTATTTCCGGAGTGGCAGGCCTCACTACCGGTGCTCCGATTCTCGAAACCATGGGGCAGTGGGCCCTGGACACTCTCATCCTGCTGGCCAAGATATTCGGCATCATAATGGCTATCATGATAGCCCTGGAATCCCTGATGTGGC of the Dehalococcoidales bacterium genome contains:
- a CDS encoding nucleoside recognition domain-containing protein, translating into MLAANGTSGYLVKLKGAFISGIKKGWGSFLWICKVIIPVSFLVMLLQWSGWLYHAEVVLKPLMGWLGLPSEAALPIISGMTINVYAAIATMTVLPFSIGQMTLIAVFVLIAHNLIMEGLIQHRSGINAARVTLVRLAAAIVTVLIVSQFLGNTSEIISGVAGLTTGAPILETMGQWALDTLILLAKIFGIIMAIMIALESLMWLGWTDRLFNISRPLMKIIGLSDRAAMLWVTAVVFGLMYGGAVIQERARQGDLTKAELEHLHVSIGINHSMVEDPVLFMALGINGLWLWVPKLVMAAVAVHVFRLAEYLGRSLRRRGRMPG